A section of the Agromyces aurantiacus genome encodes:
- a CDS encoding AMP-binding protein, with protein sequence MKPLLQVSTADVAALRERLADALADGPAIWPVPPSGGHEASVEIGHVDDGVAVVVETSGSTASPKRVLLSAAALRASAEATATALGGHGRWVLAVPAHYIAGVQVLVRSIVAGPPVVAMSDGSFTPDAFAAATMQVMRTRDALPRYTSLVPVQLARIVEAAEAEPSGHLARTLAFYAAILVGGQRVDPALVERATAFGARVVRTYGSSETAGGCVYDGRPLPGVRVREADGLIELGGPMLADGYLDDPERTAAAFPTDADGTRWYRTGDLGSVDEHGVLRITGRADDVIISGGVKVVLAEVERAVHGVPGFGEAVVVGVPDREWGERAAVVATRTAAAAASDALAALVAATDRAGLGPAARPSRLELVDALPRLSSGKPDRRALEARLRGDGAE encoded by the coding sequence ATGAAACCGCTCCTGCAGGTGTCGACGGCGGATGTCGCGGCGCTCCGCGAGCGGCTCGCCGACGCGCTCGCCGACGGCCCGGCGATCTGGCCCGTCCCGCCCTCGGGCGGTCACGAGGCCTCGGTCGAGATCGGGCACGTCGACGACGGTGTCGCGGTCGTCGTCGAGACCTCCGGTTCGACGGCCTCGCCCAAGCGCGTGCTGCTCTCCGCGGCGGCCCTCCGCGCGAGCGCTGAGGCGACGGCGACCGCGCTGGGCGGCCACGGCCGGTGGGTGCTCGCCGTGCCGGCTCACTACATCGCAGGCGTTCAGGTGCTGGTCCGGTCGATCGTGGCCGGGCCTCCCGTGGTCGCGATGTCCGACGGCTCGTTCACGCCCGACGCATTCGCGGCGGCGACCATGCAGGTGATGCGCACGCGCGACGCCCTGCCGCGCTACACGTCGCTCGTGCCCGTGCAGCTCGCCCGCATCGTGGAGGCCGCCGAAGCGGAGCCGTCGGGGCACCTCGCCCGAACGCTGGCCTTCTACGCGGCGATCCTGGTCGGCGGCCAGCGCGTCGATCCCGCCCTCGTCGAGCGGGCGACCGCGTTCGGCGCGCGGGTCGTGCGCACGTACGGGTCGAGCGAGACTGCGGGCGGCTGCGTGTACGACGGGCGCCCGCTGCCGGGCGTGCGCGTGCGCGAGGCCGACGGCCTCATCGAGCTCGGCGGCCCGATGCTCGCCGACGGCTACCTCGACGACCCGGAGCGCACGGCCGCCGCGTTCCCGACCGACGCGGACGGCACGCGCTGGTACCGCACGGGCGACCTCGGCTCGGTCGACGAGCACGGCGTGCTCCGCATCACTGGTCGGGCCGACGACGTCATCATCTCGGGCGGGGTCAAGGTCGTGCTCGCCGAGGTCGAGCGTGCGGTCCACGGCGTTCCCGGGTTCGGCGAGGCGGTCGTGGTCGGGGTGCCCGATCGCGAGTGGGGCGAGCGCGCGGCCGTGGTCGCGACGCGCACGGCCGCGGCCGCGGCATCCGACGCGCTCGCGGCCCTGGTCGCCGCGACGGATCGCGCCGGGCTCGGGCCGGCCGCGCGGCCCTCGCGCCTCGAACTGGTCGACGCGCTGCCGCGGCTGTCATCGGGCAAGCCCGACCGCCGCGCCCTCGAGGCGAGGCTCCGCGGCGACGGGGCCGAGTAG
- a CDS encoding MFS transporter — protein MTTAPRRGLAIGILLFAAFMDLLDVTIVQVALPSIGADLDASEAQLEWIVSGYMLAFAMGLITGGRLGDLYGRRRVFLIGITGFTLASASAALAWSGDVLVLTRIAQGLFAALMVPQLLASVQALFSPRERAPMYGLIGGVSGLAAVLGPVLGGWLIDADLWGLGWRTVFLLNVPIGVVIVALASRFVPETRSPRPMRLDLAGVALLSAVVLAFMVPLVEGRSLGWPAWLWWPVGAGVALLAVFVRHERARMRRDGSALLPMPLFADRGFSAGIVTQAAFQGSLNAFTLPFIIYLQVGLGFDALTAGLNLLAFSLGAMVGTGLVIPLVARVGKLLVTAGAVLLGAGVLWVFAVVAQTGADFTGWAAVWPMLLAGVGLALLVIPLVDVSLATVPVADAGAASGAYSTFQQLGAAAGVAVSTTVFFAVVGDDWAREHVLTALGASVGVSVGGFALAAVASLLLPSRGRVRAHLEEARRLAEADAEADTRADAGAPIA, from the coding sequence ATGACCACCGCACCACGCCGAGGCCTCGCCATCGGCATCCTCCTGTTCGCCGCGTTCATGGACCTGCTCGACGTGACCATCGTGCAGGTCGCGCTGCCGTCGATCGGCGCCGACCTCGACGCATCCGAGGCACAGCTCGAATGGATCGTCAGCGGCTACATGCTCGCGTTCGCGATGGGGCTCATCACCGGCGGCCGCCTCGGCGACCTGTACGGGCGGCGCCGCGTGTTCCTCATCGGCATCACCGGGTTCACGCTCGCGTCGGCATCCGCCGCGCTGGCCTGGTCGGGCGACGTGCTCGTGCTCACGCGCATCGCGCAGGGGCTCTTCGCCGCGCTCATGGTGCCGCAGCTGCTCGCGTCCGTGCAGGCGCTGTTCTCGCCCCGCGAGCGCGCGCCGATGTACGGGCTCATCGGCGGCGTCAGCGGCCTCGCCGCGGTGCTCGGGCCCGTGCTCGGCGGATGGCTCATCGACGCCGACCTCTGGGGGCTCGGCTGGCGCACGGTGTTCCTCCTCAACGTTCCGATCGGCGTCGTGATCGTCGCGCTCGCCTCGCGGTTCGTCCCCGAGACCCGCTCGCCCCGGCCCATGCGCCTCGACCTGGCCGGCGTCGCGCTCCTCAGCGCGGTCGTGCTCGCGTTCATGGTGCCGCTCGTGGAGGGCCGGTCCCTCGGCTGGCCGGCGTGGCTCTGGTGGCCGGTGGGCGCGGGCGTCGCGCTGCTCGCCGTCTTCGTGCGGCACGAGCGCGCGCGGATGCGCCGCGACGGCTCCGCGCTCCTGCCCATGCCGCTCTTCGCCGACCGCGGGTTCTCGGCGGGCATCGTGACGCAGGCCGCGTTCCAGGGTTCGCTCAACGCCTTCACGCTGCCGTTCATCATCTACCTGCAGGTCGGCCTCGGCTTCGACGCGCTGACCGCGGGCCTGAACCTCCTGGCCTTCAGCCTCGGCGCGATGGTCGGCACCGGCCTCGTCATCCCGCTCGTCGCCCGCGTGGGCAAGCTGCTCGTCACCGCCGGCGCCGTGCTGCTCGGCGCGGGCGTCCTCTGGGTGTTCGCCGTCGTCGCGCAGACGGGGGCGGACTTCACCGGATGGGCCGCCGTCTGGCCCATGCTGCTCGCGGGCGTCGGCCTCGCGCTGCTGGTCATCCCCTTGGTCGACGTGTCGCTCGCGACGGTCCCGGTCGCCGACGCCGGCGCGGCGTCGGGTGCCTACAGCACCTTCCAGCAGCTGGGTGCGGCGGCCGGCGTCGCGGTGTCGACCACCGTCTTCTTCGCGGTCGTCGGAGACGACTGGGCGCGCGAGCACGTGCTCACGGCGCTCGGCGCGTCGGTCGGGGTATCGGTCGGCGGCTTCGCCCTCGCCGCGGTCGCGAGCCTGCTCCTGCCGAGCCGAGGCCGGGTGCGGGCGCACCTCGAGGAGGCGCGCCGTCTGGCGGAGGCCGACGCCGAGGCCGACACCCGGGCCGACGCGGGGGCGCCGATCGCGTGA
- a CDS encoding MarR family winged helix-turn-helix transcriptional regulator, with protein sequence MSTRAEVTERIMGLLQLVIASSVMTNERIARSIGLNVVDLQALGFIARHGAPMTAGEISRVTELPTSTTTRVLDRLEKQGLIVRSADPADRRRVVVQLRPGALPGTGRGGEGDPYAGIVDGMARVHERFTVDELEVVARYLDAIKDVR encoded by the coding sequence ATGTCAACCAGGGCCGAGGTGACCGAGCGCATCATGGGGCTGCTGCAGCTCGTGATCGCGTCGTCCGTCATGACGAACGAGCGCATCGCGCGCTCGATCGGGCTGAACGTCGTCGATCTCCAGGCGCTCGGCTTCATCGCCCGCCACGGCGCCCCGATGACGGCCGGGGAGATCAGCCGGGTGACGGAGCTGCCGACGAGCACCACGACGCGCGTGCTTGACCGCCTCGAGAAGCAGGGCCTCATCGTTCGCTCGGCCGATCCGGCCGATCGTCGTCGGGTCGTCGTGCAGCTCCGGCCCGGCGCGCTCCCCGGCACGGGCCGCGGCGGGGAGGGCGACCCCTACGCCGGAATCGTCGATGGCATGGCGCGCGTGCACGAACGCTTCACGGTCGACGAGCTCGAGGTGGTCGCGCGCTATCTCGATGCCATCAAGGACGTGCGCTGA
- a CDS encoding 1,4-dihydroxy-2-naphthoate polyprenyltransferase — MTPPAKPAAKSRSRTNGRSGNPARAAAAPVAHRGPITWRDWVGGARLRTLPLAIAPVALGTGAGVVAASYLDEPFHPWRFALALTVALALQIGVNYANDYSDGIRGTDAHRVGPARLTGSGLVPPRRVLAVALTFFGIAAVAGLALVVITQQWWLLAVGAAAIVAAWFYTGGKRPYGYAGLGELFVFVFFGIVATAGSAYVQALTVNLEAWTGGAGVGLIACAVLMANNLRDLDQDRAAGKRTLSVRVGPLWSRILFAVFMLAPFAVVVFWAFLYPPAWLVLFALLAAIPACIIVGWSRTPRELITALQLASLTALAFGVGLGLAFAL; from the coding sequence ATGACCCCGCCCGCCAAGCCCGCCGCGAAGTCGCGCTCGCGCACGAACGGCCGTTCGGGCAATCCCGCCAGGGCCGCCGCCGCGCCCGTCGCGCACCGCGGCCCGATCACCTGGCGCGACTGGGTGGGCGGCGCGCGCCTGCGCACACTGCCGCTCGCGATCGCCCCCGTCGCGCTCGGCACGGGCGCCGGCGTCGTCGCGGCCTCGTACCTCGACGAGCCGTTCCATCCGTGGCGCTTCGCGCTGGCCCTGACCGTCGCGCTCGCGCTGCAGATCGGCGTGAACTACGCGAACGACTACTCCGACGGCATCCGCGGCACCGACGCCCACCGGGTCGGGCCCGCGCGCCTGACCGGGTCGGGCCTCGTGCCGCCCAGGCGCGTGCTCGCGGTCGCGCTGACCTTCTTCGGCATCGCGGCGGTCGCTGGCCTCGCGCTCGTCGTCATCACGCAGCAGTGGTGGTTGCTCGCCGTCGGCGCGGCCGCGATCGTCGCCGCCTGGTTCTACACGGGTGGGAAGCGGCCATACGGTTACGCCGGCCTCGGCGAGCTGTTCGTCTTCGTCTTCTTCGGCATCGTCGCGACCGCCGGTTCCGCCTACGTGCAGGCGCTCACCGTGAACCTCGAGGCGTGGACCGGCGGCGCGGGCGTCGGGCTCATCGCCTGCGCGGTGCTCATGGCGAACAACCTGCGCGACCTCGACCAGGACCGCGCCGCGGGCAAGCGCACGCTCTCGGTGCGCGTCGGACCGCTCTGGTCGCGCATCCTCTTCGCGGTCTTCATGCTGGCGCCGTTCGCGGTCGTGGTGTTCTGGGCGTTCCTGTACCCGCCCGCCTGGCTGGTCCTCTTCGCCCTGCTCGCCGCGATCCCGGCATGCATCATCGTCGGGTGGTCGCGCACGCCGCGCGAGCTCATCACGGCGCTCCAGCTCGCGAGCCTCACGGCGCTCGCCTTCGGCGTGGGGCTGGGGCTCGCCTTCGCCCTCTGA
- a CDS encoding DUF4229 domain-containing protein, translating to MKSVPVWLRYTLLRVLLFVAPLVVLLVAGVTPWISVLVAALFGFSASLLFLRRQREQFASDLYAARHRETPVVREDDEVEDAAVDASEHRPAE from the coding sequence GTGAAGTCCGTCCCCGTCTGGCTCCGCTACACGCTGCTGCGCGTGCTGCTGTTCGTCGCGCCGCTCGTCGTGCTGCTGGTCGCGGGCGTCACCCCGTGGATCTCGGTCCTCGTCGCCGCCCTCTTCGGGTTCAGCGCGTCGCTGCTGTTCCTGCGCCGTCAGCGCGAGCAGTTCGCGAGCGACCTGTACGCGGCCCGCCACCGCGAGACGCCCGTCGTCCGCGAGGACGACGAGGTCGAGGATGCCGCGGTCGACGCGTCGGAGCACCGGCCGGCCGAATAG
- a CDS encoding PLDc N-terminal domain-containing protein, with amino-acid sequence MVRLWVILGVAAVVFTIYAAVDCALFDRSRIRGLPRGWWIVVILVVPIIGGLLWFLVGRGRAVRVGRVFPHSAAPDDDPEFLRRLRVDAEHQERIRRLEQELAELDDDTPPSRARPDDALGSDRRRNEGGTDTPGEPGPSGRPNA; translated from the coding sequence ATGGTCCGCCTCTGGGTGATCCTCGGCGTCGCCGCCGTGGTCTTCACGATCTACGCGGCGGTCGATTGCGCACTCTTCGACCGCTCCCGCATCCGCGGTCTGCCGCGCGGCTGGTGGATCGTCGTCATCCTCGTGGTGCCGATCATCGGCGGGCTGCTCTGGTTCCTCGTGGGCCGCGGTCGTGCCGTCCGCGTCGGCCGCGTCTTCCCGCACTCCGCCGCGCCCGACGACGATCCCGAGTTCCTGCGGCGCCTGCGCGTCGACGCCGAGCACCAGGAGCGGATCCGACGCCTCGAGCAGGAGCTCGCCGAGCTCGACGACGACACGCCCCCGTCGCGGGCCCGCCCCGACGACGCGCTCGGCAGCGACCGCCGTCGCAACGAGGGCGGCACCGACACTCCGGGAGAGCCGGGCCCGTCGGGCCGGCCGAATGCGTGA
- the menD gene encoding 2-succinyl-5-enolpyruvyl-6-hydroxy-3-cyclohexene-1-carboxylic-acid synthase produces the protein MREAPAVASPATASSFALLSELVRAGVTDVVVAPGSRSQALALAAAELERVGAVRLHVRIDERGAGFLALGLAVESGRPAVVVTTSGTAVANLHPAVLEAHHAGVPMILATADRPADLRGIRSNQTTMQPGIFAGAVRLERDVPPPEGRVGEADAAARLAREAVRAALGIDDEGRLIPHPGPGPVHLNLQLREPLSSAAELDPADVPRADARAPAAREAAAAATDVPVAHLAHGSRTIVIAGAGAGPAAEELARTAGWPLLAEVTSGARFGPNLVVAYRELLREPGFGDHVERAIVFGHPTLSREVPALVQREGVEVIAVAPSGIEWFNPGHAVDRFERAVAAEPHEPDAEERAWTGRWVRASRMLLDEAAGEGPTDGAPLRSGVDETGHVSDFAAQREYLRDQLARIRTPVDRRMLVEAVWAATWPHDRLVFGASRLIRDADRAVSGRRIPAHANRGLAGIDGTVATAIGIAIASQSPAPGASAAAPAADTASDSGAAAAASSADGVASAPSARGTTRALIGDLTLLHDVGSLLIGEGEARPRVLVIVGNDGGGTIFDALEVAASAPSDAFDRVQFTPQHVDLAALAAAYGWEYRRAATRGELDEALGTAVTGPTLLEVPLSR, from the coding sequence ATGCGTGAGGCCCCCGCGGTCGCGAGCCCCGCGACCGCGTCGTCGTTCGCGCTGCTCTCCGAGCTCGTCCGCGCCGGCGTGACCGACGTCGTCGTCGCGCCCGGTTCCCGCTCCCAGGCGCTCGCGCTCGCCGCGGCCGAGCTCGAGCGGGTCGGCGCCGTCCGGTTGCACGTGCGCATCGACGAGCGGGGTGCGGGGTTCCTCGCGCTGGGCCTCGCGGTCGAGTCCGGCCGTCCGGCCGTGGTCGTGACCACGTCGGGCACCGCGGTCGCGAACCTGCACCCGGCCGTGCTCGAGGCGCACCACGCGGGCGTCCCGATGATCCTCGCGACGGCCGACCGGCCGGCCGACCTGCGCGGCATCCGGTCCAACCAGACGACGATGCAGCCCGGCATCTTCGCGGGCGCCGTGCGCCTCGAGCGCGACGTGCCGCCGCCCGAGGGGCGGGTGGGCGAGGCGGATGCCGCGGCGCGCCTGGCACGCGAGGCCGTGCGCGCGGCGCTCGGCATCGACGACGAGGGCCGCCTCATCCCGCACCCCGGACCCGGACCCGTGCACCTCAACCTGCAGCTCCGCGAGCCGCTGTCGTCGGCTGCCGAGCTCGACCCCGCCGATGTGCCCCGAGCGGATGCCCGGGCCCCCGCGGCGCGCGAGGCCGCCGCCGCAGCGACCGACGTCCCCGTCGCGCACCTGGCACACGGATCGCGCACGATCGTCATCGCGGGCGCCGGAGCCGGGCCCGCGGCCGAGGAACTCGCCCGCACCGCGGGCTGGCCCCTGCTCGCCGAGGTGACGAGCGGCGCGCGCTTCGGCCCGAACCTCGTGGTCGCGTACCGCGAGCTCCTGCGTGAGCCCGGGTTCGGCGATCACGTCGAGCGCGCGATCGTGTTCGGGCATCCCACGCTCTCGCGCGAGGTGCCCGCACTCGTGCAGCGCGAGGGCGTCGAGGTCATCGCGGTCGCGCCATCCGGCATCGAATGGTTCAACCCCGGGCATGCCGTCGACCGGTTCGAGCGCGCGGTCGCGGCCGAGCCGCACGAGCCCGACGCCGAGGAACGCGCCTGGACCGGGCGGTGGGTGCGCGCGAGCCGCATGCTGCTCGACGAGGCTGCCGGCGAGGGCCCGACGGATGGCGCGCCGCTGCGCAGCGGCGTCGACGAGACCGGGCACGTGTCCGACTTCGCGGCGCAGCGCGAGTACCTGCGCGACCAGCTGGCGCGCATCCGCACGCCGGTCGACCGGCGCATGCTCGTCGAAGCCGTCTGGGCTGCGACGTGGCCGCACGACCGGCTCGTGTTCGGCGCCTCGCGCCTCATCCGCGATGCCGACCGGGCGGTGTCCGGCCGCCGCATCCCGGCGCACGCCAACCGCGGGCTCGCCGGCATCGACGGTACCGTCGCGACCGCGATCGGCATCGCGATCGCGAGCCAGTCGCCGGCGCCCGGTGCATCGGCCGCCGCACCCGCGGCCGATACGGCGAGCGATTCGGGCGCCGCGGCCGCCGCCTCGTCCGCGGACGGCGTGGCATCAGCGCCCTCGGCGCGTGGCACGACCCGCGCGCTCATCGGCGACCTCACGCTGCTGCACGATGTCGGCTCGCTCCTCATCGGCGAGGGCGAGGCGCGCCCGCGCGTGCTCGTGATCGTCGGCAACGACGGCGGCGGCACGATCTTCGACGCGCTCGAGGTCGCGGCGTCCGCGCCATCCGACGCCTTCGACCGCGTGCAGTTCACGCCCCAGCACGTGGACCTCGCAGCCCTCGCCGCCGCCTACGGATGGGAGTACCGCCGCGCCGCGACGCGCGGCGAGCTCGACGAGGCGCTCGGCACCGCCGTCACCGGCCCCACCCTGCTCGAGGTCCCCCTCTCGCGCTGA
- a CDS encoding polyphosphate kinase 2 family protein codes for MKSSGGRRRDEGSDVGLETYWATDPSEVLRVRQGFRLEEVEPRGTPGFAGGKKEAETSLAEGAAIFAEQQEMLFAGNQMGDDPRRILLVLQAMDTAGKGGIVKHVMSAVNPQGVQYAAFKQPTEEELEHDFLWRIRKELPGGGMVGVFDRSHYEDVLIAKVRELAPPEEIERRYDAINEFEAELAASGTTIIKVMLHISMDEQKQRLLKRLKRRDKHWKFSPGDIDERMLAPRYREAYQVVFDRTTTPHAPWYVVPADRKWYARLAVQHLLIEALEAMRLDWPVADFDVEEQKQRLMVS; via the coding sequence ATGAAGTCCAGCGGCGGCCGACGCCGCGACGAGGGGAGTGACGTGGGTCTCGAAACGTACTGGGCGACCGATCCGTCCGAAGTGCTGCGGGTCAGGCAGGGATTCCGGCTCGAGGAGGTCGAACCGCGCGGGACGCCGGGGTTCGCCGGCGGCAAGAAAGAGGCCGAGACGTCGCTCGCCGAGGGCGCCGCGATCTTCGCGGAGCAGCAGGAGATGCTCTTCGCGGGCAACCAGATGGGCGACGACCCGCGTCGCATCCTGCTCGTGCTGCAGGCGATGGACACGGCCGGCAAGGGCGGCATCGTCAAGCACGTGATGAGCGCGGTCAACCCGCAGGGCGTGCAGTACGCGGCGTTCAAGCAGCCCACCGAGGAGGAGCTCGAGCACGACTTCCTCTGGCGCATCCGCAAGGAGCTGCCGGGTGGGGGCATGGTCGGGGTGTTCGACCGCTCGCACTACGAGGACGTGCTCATCGCGAAGGTGCGCGAGCTCGCGCCGCCCGAGGAGATCGAGCGGCGCTACGACGCGATCAACGAGTTCGAGGCCGAGCTCGCGGCATCCGGCACGACCATCATCAAGGTCATGCTGCACATCTCGATGGACGAGCAGAAGCAACGGCTGCTCAAGCGACTCAAGCGGCGCGACAAGCACTGGAAGTTCAGCCCCGGCGACATCGACGAGCGCATGCTCGCGCCCCGGTACCGCGAGGCGTACCAGGTCGTCTTCGACCGCACCACGACCCCGCACGCGCCCTGGTACGTGGTGCCCGCCGACCGCAAGTGGTACGCGCGGCTCGCGGTGCAGCACCTGCTCATCGAGGCGCTCGAGGCGATGCGGCTCGACTGGCCGGTCGCCGACTTCGACGTCGAGGAGCAGAAGCAGCGGCTGATGGTGAGCTGA
- a CDS encoding isochorismate synthase, with amino-acid sequence MTRTEAAAPPAADTKLRVRTVPVDETAPLVPRLDPRHPLLWMRRGEGMIGLGEVLRIETAGPDRIERAADGWRRLAAAADVDDRVGLPGSGLVAFGAITFADESAATSVLVVPEIVLGRRDGRAWVTRIELVDASSARPAAPVELPEPAPKRDVPRVRFEPGALPPESYMSAVEEAVGRIDAGLFEKVVLAREIVGTLSEDAGLRAALAKLADDYPDTWVFAVDGLIGASPETLVRVDHGTVSARVLAGTASRGRDAASDRLQATRLASSHKDLAEHALAVESAVATLAPHTARLDASPEPFTLQLPNLWHLATDLKGTLGDGSSSLDLVAAVHPTAAVAGTPREVALCAIAELEGFDRGRYAGPVGWIDADGDGEWAIALRCAQVTPDGTVRAYAGCGIVHDSAPASELAETDMKFRPIVEAFGAPPPSPPIP; translated from the coding sequence GTGACGCGAACGGAAGCCGCGGCGCCGCCGGCCGCCGACACGAAGCTGCGCGTCCGGACCGTTCCGGTCGATGAGACGGCGCCGCTCGTGCCGCGCCTGGACCCGCGGCATCCGCTGCTCTGGATGCGCCGCGGCGAGGGCATGATCGGCCTGGGCGAGGTGCTGCGCATCGAGACCGCCGGACCCGACCGCATCGAGCGGGCGGCCGACGGATGGCGTCGCCTCGCCGCCGCGGCCGACGTCGACGACCGCGTGGGGCTGCCGGGCAGCGGCCTCGTCGCGTTCGGCGCGATCACGTTCGCCGACGAGTCCGCCGCGACGAGCGTGCTCGTGGTGCCCGAGATCGTGCTCGGCCGTCGCGACGGTCGTGCCTGGGTCACGCGGATCGAACTCGTCGACGCGTCATCCGCCCGCCCCGCCGCGCCGGTCGAGCTGCCCGAGCCGGCGCCCAAGCGCGACGTGCCGCGCGTACGGTTCGAGCCCGGTGCGCTGCCACCCGAGTCGTACATGAGCGCCGTCGAGGAGGCCGTCGGTCGCATCGACGCCGGCCTGTTCGAGAAGGTCGTGCTCGCCCGCGAGATCGTCGGCACCCTCAGCGAGGATGCGGGCCTGCGCGCGGCCCTCGCCAAGCTCGCCGACGACTACCCCGACACGTGGGTGTTCGCGGTCGACGGCCTCATCGGCGCGAGCCCCGAGACGCTCGTGCGCGTCGACCACGGCACGGTCTCGGCGCGCGTGCTGGCCGGCACGGCCTCGCGCGGTCGCGACGCGGCATCCGATCGCCTGCAGGCCACGCGCCTCGCGAGCTCGCACAAGGACCTCGCCGAGCACGCGCTCGCCGTCGAGAGCGCCGTCGCCACGCTCGCGCCGCACACCGCGCGCCTCGACGCGAGCCCCGAGCCGTTCACGCTCCAGCTGCCCAACCTCTGGCACCTCGCGACCGACCTCAAGGGCACGCTCGGCGACGGCTCGAGCTCGCTCGACCTGGTCGCCGCCGTGCACCCCACGGCCGCCGTCGCGGGCACGCCGCGGGAAGTCGCGCTGTGCGCGATCGCCGAGCTCGAGGGCTTCGACCGCGGCCGTTACGCCGGGCCGGTCGGCTGGATCGACGCCGACGGCGACGGCGAGTGGGCGATCGCGCTGCGCTGCGCGCAGGTGACTCCGGATGGCACGGTGCGGGCATATGCCGGTTGCGGCATCGTGCACGATTCGGCTCCCGCGAGCGAGCTCGCCGAGACCGACATGAAGTTCCGGCCGATCGTCGAGGCGTTCGGGGCGCCGCCCCCCTCGCCGCCGATCCCGTAG
- a CDS encoding DUF427 domain-containing protein → MKAIWNGTVIAESDDTVVVEGNHYFPRDAIRPEFFADSDNRSVCHWKGTASYFHVEVDGQRNPNAAWYYPQPSAAAEEIRDRVAFWRGVDVVPA, encoded by the coding sequence ATGAAGGCCATCTGGAACGGCACGGTCATCGCAGAGTCCGACGACACGGTCGTCGTCGAGGGCAACCACTACTTCCCGCGCGACGCGATCCGGCCCGAGTTCTTCGCCGACAGCGACAACCGCAGCGTGTGCCACTGGAAGGGCACCGCGAGCTACTTCCACGTCGAGGTCGACGGGCAGCGCAACCCGAACGCCGCCTGGTACTACCCCCAGCCGTCGGCCGCGGCCGAGGAGATCCGCGACCGCGTCGCGTTCTGGCGCGGGGTCGACGTCGTCCCGGCGTGA
- a CDS encoding demethylmenaquinone methyltransferase — protein sequence MTRADLGKDPRDVSAMFDRVAARYDRTNTVLSVGNAALWRAATTRAVGAKPGERVLDVAAGTGTSSASLAKSGASIVAADFSPGMIEVGRRRQATVPNLVFVEADAMALPFGDAEFDAVTISFGLRNVKDPKQALREFLRVTKPGGRLVVCEFSHPPTRVVRAGYDFYQRVVMPPLVRLSSSNDDAYEYLNESINAWPDQRTLAAWIREAGWTEVAWRNLTAGIVALHRARKPLDAE from the coding sequence ATGACGCGCGCTGACCTCGGCAAGGACCCCCGTGACGTCTCGGCGATGTTCGACCGGGTCGCCGCGCGCTACGACCGCACCAACACGGTGCTCTCGGTCGGCAATGCCGCGCTGTGGCGCGCCGCCACCACGCGAGCGGTCGGCGCGAAGCCGGGCGAGCGCGTGCTCGACGTCGCCGCCGGGACGGGAACCTCCAGCGCGAGCCTCGCGAAGTCGGGTGCCAGCATCGTCGCGGCCGACTTCTCGCCGGGCATGATCGAGGTCGGGCGACGCCGGCAGGCGACCGTGCCGAACCTCGTGTTCGTCGAGGCCGACGCCATGGCGCTGCCCTTCGGCGACGCGGAGTTCGACGCCGTCACGATCTCGTTCGGCCTGCGGAACGTGAAGGACCCCAAGCAGGCGCTGCGCGAGTTCCTGCGCGTCACCAAGCCCGGCGGACGTCTCGTGGTGTGCGAGTTCTCGCACCCGCCGACCCGGGTGGTGCGTGCCGGCTACGACTTCTACCAGCGCGTCGTGATGCCGCCGCTGGTCAGGCTCTCGAGCTCGAACGACGACGCGTACGAGTACCTCAACGAGTCGATCAATGCTTGGCCCGACCAGCGCACGCTCGCCGCCTGGATCCGCGAGGCCGGGTGGACGGAGGTCGCGTGGCGCAACCTCACGGCCGGCATCGTCGCGCTGCACCGGGCGCGCAAGCCGCTCGACGCCGAGTAG